AGAAATCAAACAAATGAAGGAGGTTGTTTTCTTTCAATATCAATGGTCACCACTGTCATCCTATATGCAAACATATTGTTTATGGaagaaaactaaacaaatgAAACCTTTTTAATTCTtcctttgtttcatttactttgTAGCTTTCCTATCTCGGTCCTCCGTTTAATGAGAAAGACTTCTCCCCTCCAAGGCCCAACAGCACAGCTCTAACTCTGCCCAGCGCCGCCACCCGCCTGGAGCTCTGGCACGGCCTGGAGAATCAGGCTCGGCTCGCCCAGAACCAGAGAGCCTACTCTGTCCTGCTGGCAGCGGTCAGGGAGTTGGCTCGCTCCACGCTCTGCCCTTCCCTTAGAACCTCCCTGCTGCACTTCTGCACGGGTCTGGATGGACTTCTGGGTTCCATATCCGCACTGATGACGACCCTTGGTTATGCACTTCCTCCTGAATCTTTAAGCATGCTGAGTAATGGTGGGCAGGGGGAATATTTGCAGTGGGGGGCAAGGGTCAGCCGTCCTGCTCCCCTCATGAACCCGTACAGATCCAGAGCCGGGACCAGGACGGAGCCTGGTCAGAGGAGCAGCCAAAGACGAAGCGGGACAAAAGTGGTCAGAGAAGAGCGGGACGACGGCCTGGACCAAATGGAACGAAGGAGAGGAAGGGAGGGAAGAAGAATGGAGTCTTCTGCTGCTGCAGGCAGGAAAGGTGGACAGAGGGAAAGAGGGAAAGTGGAACGAGGGAGACGCGAAAAGAGGGAAGAGCCATTGGGAGTGATGGGGTCACATGGAGAGACGGAGAGCCGGGGAATGAGGAGAAGGTTGTTGAGCATCAGCGAGGACGAGGAGGAGAATGTGACTCCGCCTCACCAGGTCTCTGCTAACCAGTACAGCTACAACCTGAACACACACCATCCAGACACCATCAGAGAAGAAGATGGATtaattttaaacacaaacaagaaGTTGACGATGGAGGAGATCAGGGAGTCGGAGGTGCACGTCAGCTTCAAAGAGCAGCACCTCCGTCCTTTGCGCTCTCTCCTCTCTCCGACCCTCCAACCCTCCCTGTCCACGCTTTCACTCCTGTACCCATTTGTGGGGGCAGGGGAGGAGCACACCCTCCTGCCTGAGACAGTCCCTTTGTCCTTACAACGAGGCACTGCACTTCTCTCGCCCCCCTTGAGTCCAATATTCTCTCCCttatcctcctcttcctccagcaCCTCCACCTCATCGCTGCTGTCTGTCCGGCCGAACATGAATGACTTTGCCAGGAAGGTGGAGGGCTTTTGGATACTACGGGAACTCCAGAGCTGGCTTTGGCGATCGGCAAAGGACTTTAACCGCCTCAAGAAGAGACTCCGAGGTTGAGACTTTAGGATGGAtgaacaggttgttgttttttttttaactaaactgAGCAACAAAAGCACATGGACACACTCATGCTTTACACATTCATTGAAACTGTACGGTTAGTGAATGAATGATGGTTTGGTTGGAAGTTGAAAGTCCTGGAAATCAGGAGGACAAAACAAAGCAGTTACTGGACTTCATGGCTCACAGACACCAGACAACCACTGTAGGTGGTAGCACAGACATACAGGCGAGGGCCGGCTGAATGACGGGCATGCCAGACAGACAGAGCCACCATTGAGGGAAGACTGATTCAGTGACCCTTACTTGTGTGAATCAGCAAACATTCATTTTCTCTCAAggagaaatgcaaaaaaacaaaagaaaaagaaaaatggccGAAGGGATGACAAGACATGACGAGGGCAAGGAGACATGACGAGGGCAAGGAGAGGAAGCCGAGAGGGGACATGAGTCATAACGGGGGCGTGAGGGTGACTGCTGAGTAATCAGAAGTCAACTAGTCACTCACAGTAACTCTTTTACACtacctacacacacatacactattTAATcaatgctgctgctgttttcttATCACTGTCACTCCAAAACCCCTAAAACCAGCACAAACTGAAATAACTGATATGAGCTTTTTATATAACTTTCCCAGCTCTGCTCCCAGCACAAGACCAATGGTCATTACATCTAAGATTCAAGGGCAGAGACGAATGTTGCCAATCGGCCATAACGTTGACAGGATGCTGCTTTGTTGTGGTGCCTGTAGAATAGAATGTGTTTGGTACTAAGTGAATACTTTGTCCTTAAAATGAATgtgaagcaaaataaaaaacgcGGGCATATGCAGACATGCTTTACAAAAGATATTAGGCAGCACTCTTTTCAACCACATTTCTTTCTACctgtaaaatggtaaatggtaaatggacttgatttatatagcgctttatcaccacattgaagcagtctcaaagcgctttacatatcagctcattcacccaatcactctcacattcacacaccagtgggacaggactgccatgcaaggcgctagtcgaccactgggagcaacttagggttcagtgtcttgcccaaggacacttcgacacatagtcaggtactgggatcgaactcccaacctctcgatcagaagacgacccactaccacctgaccgtggctcaggtggtagtgggtcatcttctgatcgagaggttgtcAAAGAACTTGTCAAAGAACACTAGAGTGATATACACTCTATATTCATGACTACCACTGATCTAAGGCCACTGATATTTGGTTATCACATTTCAATATTCCTCCCCTTTGGGTAATGGATTAAGGAGAAACAATTTTCATATCTTGTTTTGCCCCAACATTGCCTTTAGCGCCTGTGCTAAAGTGCGGTTCTGTGCGTAAGAATGTGACAGATTGTGCATTGGTTATAAAGTTTGGCAAGTCTATCTCTTTAGCTACAGACCCTATTTGGGTGTTCCAGGAAAGATCCAAGACAGACAAATGTCATCATTGCCAACATTTATCTATGTACATTTGCCCAATGTAGACATGTTACTGAGTCCAGATTGCTAAGAACTTGGACACTGTTTCACAAAAGATTTATTCTCTAATAACAGTGGCCTCTTTCAAGTTGAACATGCATCCTAAtatacagtaaaacaaaaaatgatttttaaaaagttcaaaacAAGTTTGAAGTGCTGCTTAATTATGTTTGAACTTAATCCAATAACTGAGCATCTGTGGGAAGGTCTCAGAAAAGGACGATGCATAGGAACCTCATCTGCTATTTTAAATGATATACCTTTATATTCGTGCCTTATAGAAACAACACAACACTGGGCTGGTGTTCATACTCTCTCTCAGTGTGAAAATGGCCTCcgatttttcatttgaaaatttCCTAAATTTTGTTTCTGTTCCACCCATTACTGCTTCACGTACAGTATGCGTCACTTTAGcattttccattttgtttccgtttcatcatctttccgtctttaaattattttattggcTATTAAATGTTCCGGAGTcctaccaaacatgctaaatgggGTAATATATCTtattaatttgacattttatatgcttcagataaTTTGTATAAATGGGACGGTTATGCTGAAATCACTCAAGATTACATCCCAAGGGCAACGTTGGCTACCCGTTCAACAAGGAAAATACAATGAGAAATTTAGAAATGTGtaatatggtcccaaaacattatttgtgagaCCTTTAATTACTGCACAGCCGTGTGATTGTAGATGCTTCTGCCGTGACGTGTCACCTGGTAAACTCTTTATTCAGCTAACACACCAACAGATAAACCTGTTTTTGTCCTGGAGCATTTTGGATTTGATGTGGGTCATAAAAATCTGAACTATTTGTTCTTTACAgcatattaaaaacacacctCAGATGAAGCTCTGAAAGTATTTTTCATCACAGAATAACCTGATAACTACTTAAACCTTGACACGTAGCACGAGCTTTTGAACgggaatacatttgttttcacacACTCTAGACATTTAATCACCGGTTTTCAGGTTAAAAATAGCGGCTTACTagatgatattgtcccaaaacatgcatgtacaTTATTTCTGTCATGTTGATGTCCGATTTTAAGTAAAAAGAGACAAattctttcctttcttttcttttttttaaaaagtcggATTACTTTTTCCGTTTCAAATAGGTTTCTCCTTTTCAGAACGTGAATTCCGTTTTCCTGTCCGTTTTTATCACGAATAATCGGAGGCCTAATGTGAGGTGAAATTTGATGTGCAAGTTTGAGTCTCAATGCATTAAAGGTTTTATTGTACAGCTCTAACCCTAATAACACGCCTCTTTGTTTCCCAATGAAAGCAGTAAAATGGGAATTGATTTTAAACTACACACAATTAGGACAAACCAAGTTTTTTCCTTATTTAATCCAGGTTATCAGGACTTTGTCAAGGTTGTCCAAATGTGGTTACAGTGGCTCGAGTCAAGCTTTAatcagaaatgtcttttttttctacttgcTGTATCATGACAATCAAGCACTTTTTCCTAGTCAGTtaaatatgaaacacattttggaATGAGAGAACGTCTTATCCAACATACCCACATGTTCCTGAATTTGACAatgcttgttttattttcagGAAACGAAGTCGCCCGTTGAGGGTTCTTTTCAGCTTTGGGAATGATGGaaatgttcatatttttcaTGGTGGATCAGTTTGATGGTACCTTACCACTCCTTTAAATACCTTCAATTCCCAAACATCAGCTCCAAATATATTATTATGTCATTGCAGCGTGCCTTGGATAATACAGATAGAGGTTACAGATTATGTCTATATTATTTATTGACaaagatgtttatttattttttcctccagtgtgaaaatactgtactataaCTGAAGAGAGAATAAATACTAGCTTTTGTAAAGAGTCTGGTGTTATTGGTCTTTTGGGAACGAAGCATAAAGAGATGGTTATGTGATTTGTGTTGGTTTAGTTTTATGGAAATGGTTTTGGGTGATTCGCCCCAGGGAAAGCAATTTGGGGTCGAGGCGTTTCCCGGAGAACAAAGGCCAGCTCACATTCACAGAGAGTAAATGGAGCAAAAGAGGCGGGGCAAAGGAAAGCTTTATACTTGTCTGTCTGGGTGAAAATTTACGATCATCTCCTTTTATTTGCCTCTGCATCCCCACCTCCCACTTTGATTTTTGTGTCATGACGCTGTCTTACGAAGCTCCTCTTTCGTACAAGACACGCATCCATGCAGCGACGATGACAGATTGACATTTGCATAAACAATTTAAACATACACAGGAGCAAACATTTGTCTGTAACAGTTGTGTCTGTGCtgtagtgtttattttgttgatgaaaaggttttgttatagttttcgtcttcttcattttttcaaatgagTAATAACTAGACCGGACTTGTGGCCCTCCGTCTAATTTTACGTTCCCCCCAAAGTAAACttacaatatgacagaaaaataaacaaaataaaagtaagaatgcattaaaatatgcaaagaatttacaacattacagaaaaatacagtaaaagacaagaaaaacatagaaaacactccaaaaacaaaataattcaaaacgacaacaaaaatacacaaaactactgaaaaaatacacaaaattactgaaaatgataacaaaaatacacaaaaaagactctgcaaacccacagtactaacaagcaagcaaaacaacaacagaaatacataaaacttactccaaaaaaatgcaaaatgacaacacaaatacacactcacttcaaaaaacatacatttgcaaagaaaaatacactaaagaacaatatgaatgcacaaaatgcaaaattactataaaaactctttgtttttttctttgttaacactcagattggtcattattctaaatgctgatattaatgttgataatgtgaccctgttactgtaataaaaaaaaaagaaacacattatTGTGGCCCCTGCTATAGTAAAAGTTGCCCACATCTGAACttgattattactattttttttttaatatctcaaaatatattaaaattttTACAATGAGAatagattttctttttaaaactgcAAAAACTCTTATGCAGGATATTTTACTGTCGACTattaatttatctatttattttattattgcaagtcaaacaatacaagctgaaacacaaaaccaaaaaaacaagaaaaaaacaaagtacagGACGAAAGCAGTctatatatacaaaacaaaaggagggtggtgtgtgtgtgtgtgtgtgtgtgtgtgtgtgtgtgtgtgtgtgtgtgtgtgtgtgtgtgtgtgtgtgtgtgtgtgtgtgtgtgcctgatTAATGACTCATTATTGCTTTTAGTATCACCAAAATTGCTGCTGCCACCACCACCCCACCAGCCCACCGCAAGCATCCCCCCCCACCCCGGGCCCCAAGGCCCAACCCCTGAGCACCGCTGCTCCAAACAAACCTCCCGCGAAGGGCCACCGAAAACAAACCCAGCTGGCACCCCCCACCACCAGCCAGCAGCCCCACGCCAAGGGATGAGAGCGCGGCCCGCGGAGGGTCACTGACCCCACCCAAACCCCCAATGGAAAAAGttttcatacatattttttttattatcttattttatttgttcttgtATTCAATGGTATTTTTGAACAGACCACCCCCTAACCCTGGGGAGGGAGCCAATCTGTCCTCAACCAGTGTGGTTAATTTTCAATAGTTGAATTAATTTATAAATCTAAGTTGGTTTAATTTACTCTTTGAGATTTTTTTGGAATTATGTTTTGACTGGTTTTGAAGGCTTGAACAGAGCCAACACTCCCCAGCAAAGCACGTCCAGAATGAGAGAAGGGGACCCACTCCCCACAAAAGGCCCATCCAAAACAACAAGGGAGAACCCCAGAACCAGGGAACGGGGGGACACAACCCCTTGGGCAGACGCTGTCACCAAGCCAAAGGgcggcagcagcaacaacacaacaagcaacaggaaacaatatatatatatatatatatatatatatatatatatatattataactgTAAATATGCCGTGTGTGACAGTGAGCAGAAAATAGGTAAATAAatatagtaacaataataataataatagaaaattaattcaataattaataacaataataatgaagaaTAACACAACTATCCAAAATGGCtaagaaaacaacagcaacaaggatgtcaatcatcatcataattgtaattaatgatagAAATACAGGTAATAATCAGACATAGTATATAATGggagaacacaaaataaataacgtCCATTATATGAGTAGAATAACTAAATGACTAAAACATGTCTGTAACTCAAATAGTTCTCATGATCAAATTTGGACTGAAACCAAGTGGCATTTTAGTCAAATGACAATgactgaaagaaaataaaaataaaaatgaacagtCAACATTTGGTACATTAATTTcatgcaataaaaaacaacaaaaaaaacaacaggatcaaggataaaccaaaaaaaaagtcaataataaCACTAGCAGTGATAGAAATAATaggaataattaaaacaatagtgTTAAACAAATAGTCAAGCAAAGCAATAGATATTGGATacccataaaattaaaaacatgagaaaaaaaggggtcacacaaaattagaatatactcatatatatgtatgtatatagatacccacatatactgtatgtatgtatacacgtataaataaagtgaacaaaatttacaaaataaatttagtaaataaatacaatacacacaataaaaattaaacacgtaaagaaaattaaaatgatgtactgaaaaaaaaagaattattacaTCAGACGTTAAACAGTGGTTCATCAACAACCATAGCAGTCATAACGTATCAATGTGTGCAATGTTACAAAAGAATAGGAACAAATAAGAATCTTTGTTAAttgagtgccaaaaatgtgtaataaaaagagttttgaaaaaagaaaacaaaaaaaaaaacgtgtggtCAACATTAACACCACTCCAGTCTCCTTGTCCTTTTTTTCCTGCACTATTCCGAATCATTTGCACATCGCCTGTTTTCTCTATTCCCTCTCGTCTCACCTGTTGTCTTTCGTTTCTACTTTGGCTTTATTGTCTTTGACAACACTTTTTTCCCATGAGCTCCTTCTGCTCACTGGCTCCCACTGCTCGCCTCAGGCCAGATATTATGGGATCAATGAGAAGCTCCCTTCCATCACCTTCCAGCTACACACCTGCATATAACCACACGCACATGCTcaggcacacacacgcacacacacgcacacacacacacacacacacacacacacacacacacacacacacgcacacacacacacacacacacacacacacacacacacacacacacacacacacacacacacacacacacacacacacacacacacctcaaagGCTGCATTAGCTGGGGAGGGAGCCGGTCAGTGCTCATAaatcactgcacacacacacacacacactaaatactGTGAAGGGTTAACAGTGACAGATGAATGACATTTACACACCATGCATTCACACATAGACACACGGAAGTGTCCGTGTCATATATTCAGCAGGAAGTAACTGGAAACACAGGTGTAGAGCGTACTAATATGTCCTACTTACTGTAGCTATAAAGCACTGTTACTTGAAGGAAATTgagctcaagtacaagtaagtcgtacaaaatactcaagtacaagtaaaaagtagctcaattaaatagtactcaaagtaaaagttactagttactttcacctcccatgtttatttttggtaataaatgttgccatggttaccttgcatacagtaaacatctcatttataaacttaaaaaggaagagaccaaatttgcacaattggaacttgatttatttttcacaaaaacatctgtataaagtaggtttgtaaaaatgtacacttattttttaaataaaataacgccaatgaattgattttttttttatttatttttttaaattaaaaaatacatatatatgtataggcTCTAAAActtaaccagcattcaatgctgttttggcgccgtacATTATATGTTTAAGTTTAactgatcggctatgatgtgatgcatttgattgtctggTTTTCTGGATTTCATTTTATCTGTTGATCATCAAAAatagtaagtcatacataaaacaatCATGTTAGAagtgaaaagtagctcaattaaatagtaataaaagtaaaagttttatttttttgtattaaatgtttccacggttcccttgcatacagtaaacataaaaaacttaaaaaggaagagaccaaatgttaaaattggaacattcattcattttccacaaaggcatctgtataaaataaaaggtttgtcaaaatgtcaaattctttttttttttaattaaaaaaaaaaaaccccaccaataaattcaattcaaaataaaaaaaaaaatattctcaggctctaagtcaAGCttaatttatgaactctaaaacagtgccgtGCCAAATGTGCCGTGcatgtgtgtaacaacataataggtagaaaccacaacacGAAGCCAAGAAAGTGGCTTGAtcagaacatatggattatgttcaatgtgataacatgaaacggaaataaaaatataatcacaaaaaataacaatttcctcagtaacggttgggtgtagaaacgtaataaatcactttacttttttttaaaacgtacttaagaaCAAGTAACATTAGTGatatagaaatatactcaaaaaaagtacaagtacacataaaagcaaatcaattacagtaacgtgagtacttgtaattcattactttcacctctgctggaAAGTGGCTAGTTGTCACGACAGCTGATCTGTGCAAccgtatttgtgtgtgtgtgtgtgtgtgtgtgtgtgtgtgtgtgtgtgtgtgtgtgtgtgtgtgtgtgtgtgtgtttgtgtgtgtgtgtgttgtttgccCCTGTGTGGGCCTATGAGCGCAGCACGTGTGTGAATCATTATCACTATGTGTCAGACGTTAGTAGGAATGAGGTGGGTCATGCAGAGCTATCTAACAGCCATCGCTCACTGAGCGTTTCTCTCTGTCAGCTCCAACACAGACAAATTGCTGTAACTAATATGTAACAGGATGACTGAGGCCTGTTAGTATGACTCAGCTAGCACGTCCTCCCACAGAAGCAGACAGCAGTGACAAGGCATCCACATTACAGGCTCGTTTGG
The genomic region above belongs to Gouania willdenowi chromosome 10, fGouWil2.1, whole genome shotgun sequence and contains:
- the clcf1 gene encoding uncharacterized protein clcf1, encoding MESEVCGQMLVLLLAAAIATAADPSHTLASERSSIESTYELTKYLEYQLKEIKDIYLSYLGPPFNEKDFSPPRPNSTALTLPSAATRLELWHGLENQARLAQNQRAYSVLLAAVRELARSTLCPSLRTSLLHFCTGLDGLLGSISALMTTLGYALPPESLSMLSNGGQGEYLQWGARVSRPAPLMNPYRSRAGTRTEPGQRSSQRRSGTKVVREERDDGLDQMERRRGREGRRMESSAAAGRKGGQRERGKVERGRREKREEPLGVMGSHGETESRGMRRRLLSISEDEEENVTPPHQVSANQYSYNLNTHHPDTIREEDGLILNTNKKLTMEEIRESEVHVSFKEQHLRPLRSLLSPTLQPSLSTLSLLYPFVGAGEEHTLLPETVPLSLQRGTALLSPPLSPIFSPLSSSSSSTSTSSLLSVRPNMNDFARKVEGFWILRELQSWLWRSAKDFNRLKKRLRG